The genome window ttttctttttatttatttctatcatcCTAATTCTGTAAAAACTCTGGAATAGCAGTCAGGaatcctttcatattttttattaattttatgagtTCACTTTAACATTACTTTCCAGagacatttcttatattttttcaggATTagctatctatctatccataCATCCTCAcacttatttgtgtgtgtgtgtatgtatgtaacaATTCTAAAGTGCTTAATAACTATATATGCTTATGGTATGTTTGATTTAAAATCTTATGTAaaattctcccattctgtaggctgtctgttcgctctaatgatagtttccttggctgtgcaaaagcttttcaatttgaccaggtcctgtttatttatttttgttgctgttgtgattgctttggggtcttcttcaaaaattctttgcctaggcaaatgtctgaaagggtcttccctacATCTTCTTCTAGgcttcttaaggtttcatgccttaggtttaagtctgttatccatcttgaactgatttttgtgagaggtgagaggtggggatccagtttcaatcttctacatgtagctatccagttttcccagcaccatttattgaaaagagattcttttccccagtgtatgtttttgtctgctttgtcaaagattagatgacaatatgcggatagtttcatctctggattcttagtcctgttccaaaggtttatatctctgttcttgtgccagtgccatacagtttagttactatagccttgtagtacagcttggagtctggtagactgatacctcccagtttgttctttttacttaagattgttTTCAACTACTTAAAACCATAATAACTTTCAGAAACATAAACACCCAGTCTACACTGACATAAAAGCTATAATTTTTGACACATTCAAAATGCTACAAACACATAggccaaaaaataaattaataaaagtatttaaacaaATGGTATCTTTCTGAATAAACAAAGTATAACAACTTGCTAGAGTATTTCAGGAAATTCATCAAATAACCTAAATAAGCAATCTGTTCACACATATACCAAGTGATTAAGCAAAATGGAATTTGTTGATAATATTAAAGTAAAAACAGAACCTCTCATAATTTACCATTTTGTTTCACAGTATTTTtatctcacttaaaaaaattagtctttaATCACATGACTTAATTTTAGACTAAAACCAAAGGAAATATATGTTCCAAAAATTTAATCAGTCTTTAAAAACATACGAAAAATATGCTTACAGGAAACCACCTAGAAAGCAGTAATATGTAAGCAACAATCATATGGGCCAAAGTGATATTTGAGTTCTTTCATTGACAGCTAAGTGACCAGAGGAACACAAAATTGAAGAATGCTTTTCCCATTTGGAAAGAGTAAGTGATTGGGCAGTAGCATTTATTACTGGGAATGGTCAGTCTCAGTGCTTTGTCATGGCTGTGCAGGTGGGTAAGAAGACAGTTCTACTATCAAACAACCATGTGGGCTCTACTGGATGTTTACCGCAACATTAGCCACAGGACTGCAGTGATATCTACCTCTAAGTGAGTGCAATGTCCTTAATAGCTACTCCTCAcattttacattgaaaaatattaatatttgcaagcAAATAAAACTCGTTAGGTTTCATCTACCCAATATTAAGGAAAATAGGGTGTAGGGAATATACacattgaaaacatttattctagtgtttcttttatattaacatttattattttctacttataTGGAAAAACTTGTCATGTTAGAAAATttgaagatacagaaaaatatataaagaagaaaatgataatcaCCCATAATCCAATCTCTAGAAACAGCCACTTTTACTATTTTTGTAtggtttttttcaatttattcttaTGCATATGCAACTTTTTAATACAGCTAAAATCACAGCATATATAGTACGCTatcctgcttttttcacttacattatattataataattttccatcttgttaaatattatttaaaatcaggAATTTTAAATTCTACACAATCAGAAATTGGTTAGATGTACAATACTATATTCAGCAGGTAATATGTTTGAGAATATGTTTGCTAATtccaaattttataattaaaaatgcaatttttgcAACTCTTTTCTGTACTTATGAATCCAATGTCCTTTTAACCATTGTGTGAAGCATTGATGCTTCAGTTCTAAGGCACAGTAAATCATTCAGCAGACATTTAAAAAGCctaggctaggtgtggtggctcatgcctgtaatcctagcactctgggaggctgaggtgggaggattgcttgaggtcaagagctcgagaccagcctgagcaagagtgagaccctgtctctactaaaaacagaaacaattagctggccatggtggcatgGCCTATTgtctcagctactccagaggctaagccaagaggatcgcatgagcccaggagtttgaggttgcagtgagctatgatcacactactgtactctagctggggcaacagagtaagactctgtcaaaaaacaaaaaaaaagaataaaaatagtctaatttaaattttttaataaacataatataATGACAGGGCTACTTTGTATAAATCGCTACACTTGCAGGCTCTCATTACCTTGAAAGGTTGCATGTTTCTAAAGGCATGCTTTTCCAGTAGCTGCTGCCTCTTGCAATGATAGTCTTACTGCTGTGGAAGTGCATAAGCTTTTGCTATATTGGCGGCTGCTGTGATCTTGTCTCATAGATGAGATATCAGGCAAGTTGTCTTCTCACAATGGAGAAGAGTCCTCTGGAATAGCTGGAGTGCTGACAGGTAGACGGTCACCTATGTGGCACTGCAGCAGGTAGAATATCTTGATTGTCAGAATCAACTAGTACTGCTGTATAAAATAGTCAACTATTACCAACATGCTCATTGAATGGCAATACAAAGATGATTAATgtattaatgtaaataatataaaattcttattGCAATTTAGGTTGTCTTCATAGTCAAGTAAAGtagacaaataaattttaaaaaacttatctggataattaaaatcaataaatttgataaagaaAACGTATCTTCAACAATTAGccttacattgtttttttttaaatattgattctattttaaatttatcttaggTGGAAAATTCATCAAAACCATTGTTTTTACTTCAGAATTCATGAACtccatttttatgtattctttctaTTCCATTTAGTAGCTAGTCATTAAAGtgtctaaaaaatgaaataagttcTAATCatgatattgaaaaatattagGATAACTGTGCTGTTCAGTGTATTAGAGTTCAAATGCATGGGAATGGCTGTACCAAACCCACCAATACACTCTACCTAGTAACTGGCACAGCACAGAAGCTAACTGAAACCAGCAATGAGGCTAAACTAGCTTTGATCTAGGACAGCAGCTGGACATTGGTTATTCTTTTCCTGAAAGTGTTGGAAAAACAAATTCACAACCTTGCTCTGACTCCCAATCCATTGCTTGCCACACAATGACACAAAGATGACTCTCCAATCACgttcagtggcagagctggaaagaGCTCCATGTTCTCACTGCTGGTTGAGCAGAATGAGGGACACCCATCTCAGGGTGTGTTTCATATCAAAGCCTTGTCACCCTCAAGGGACAATTAACTGCCTGTCATCCTGATTGGGTAACATAGCAATTATTACATGCATTGTGCCATTCACTAAGTAATAAACATCCTCATCAGAAAAGGCTGACACTTACCTATTAGCAGACAGACCTCTCATTCTCACATTGGAAAGCACAGATTCTGAATGGAAAAAGGATTTAAACCACCAGGTGGATTCCGCCACTTCGGGTAAccctattaaataaaattcacaatacTCCTGTATCAGACAAATTCAAGAGAGtaaaaacaaagggaaataaTGAGAGTGACACTGATAAGAAATAAACTAGGTACCTTGCTGGGATTTGTCCTCATCTACGAAGTTAACGGAATCAGAGCCAGTTAGAGAAGTCACTGAAGAAACACTGGACTCTGCAGGAAACAAACGATAATAAATAACTGGCAAACAAACAAGCATGCACACATTATTTATTTGCAAACTCTCACGCAGCCTGGTTTGAAGTCATTTACTCCTGGCCTGCGTATTCATGAATTGAAAAATCAATCAAATTATCAATCACTAAAAATCTTCCATAATAAGTAATACTACATTTTCTGCTAATAAGGTATATGAATTTCCATGGTGGacaactctctctctttctttctctccccatagagatgcacaatttaaaatatattataaatgttgtCAAGTTCAAAAACTTAGTACAGAATCAAGAATGGATATTATTGTCCTATATTAGAAATATTACATATgtagatatttaaaattctataaaagttATCACATTTAGAAATTAAGGAGGTATTTTATAAGACGAAAacatttcatttgtctttttagaCTTGTATTTTAAGCCTATAAGTCTTTTAAAAGACCAGAATACACAAAAATTTCTGTTGATAAAATACCATCAAGTAAATgggcatttttaaagtttttgtaagAAGGATAAATCAACAGATGTTTCTAACTGCTACAAACAACCCTTGCAATAAGAGgttctttacattttattggcATGGatactttcaataaatgttaatttggtTCTGAaatgctcattttattttatgaaatatctcAATCTTATTTAAGAAGCTACAATTTTATATTCAGCTATGAATATGCACAGGTggacaaattaataaaaataaaatgggccAGATAGATGCTGACTTATCCatagtagaaaatgaaaattataaaatctttaaagCAGAATCTTGCTATCCCTTCTTTCCTAAGGAATTGAATAATATCTTATTTGTGTAAAATATCAGTGTTTAATGTATCCTATGAAATGCAAAGTACattaagttaaaatataattaggAAACACAAGCTTATTTTCATCTGTTAACTGCCTCATTGATATGACGTAGCCTGAGCAGAGAGCCGAGCTGACAGCACTGGTTCAGACAGTCTCTGACTCCTGCTGTTTCTGTTTCCTCCACTCGCACGAAGGGTTGTCAGTTGTCTGCCTTAAGTTCTGAACATAACACGACACATAGGTCAACAAAGTCCCCCAAACATCACCTCAAATCATATTATCTAGGGATGTTCCCCACTGACGCAGCAACTTACTTCGATAATACTGATTTTTGGCCAGAAGGCAACCGATGGAAGGTACCGACGCCATGGCTTTACTCGTGACAAAGTGCCTGCCAGGCCGCGAGCAGCAGTCTAGAAAAGAGACGTTGATATTAACACCACgggctttccttttccttttccatgcaCGTGTTGCAAAACAACATCATTTACCATGTAATAAATATCTcataaaggaatttaaaaatttatacactATTGCAATCAAAcataatataataaacaaaaaaatgtgatCAACTACTGTATTTAgttggaaaacaaaggaaaactctATGCCCCGCTACAAACAATGCATGCAACTTATTCCACCTAAAACAAAACTAAAGGTCAGTGAAAAAATGTTAGCAGAGTCGTGATATTGTCAATCACTCACCTATTTGTTTtctccaatttgttcttttaaaataaacaggtCTAAAGTTTCTTCAGAAAATGCACACTTGGAAAGCACCAATTCTTGCTGATTTGAAAGAGACTACATCACCCAAGCAGGCCCAGCCGGAGGCGCTCTGCAACGACTGTGCCAGTGGTCCGGGACCCTGAGGACACCTTATATTTAGaagccccaggctggctggaccCTGAGCCACAGGTAATTCGAGACGGGCAGGCAAGGGCAGCCGGCGAGCGCTCCCTGTCGCCAGCCCTCCAGAAGGCCAAAGGACCTTTGAACGTCTCGGCCTGCCAAGTCAGGCTGCAGTCACCAGCGAAGGACTTGCCAGAGGCTATTTTGGACTCAATCTCTTTCATGTCACAACTTAAAAATTCTAGTGACTACAGGAAGGGAGCCACCCAGGTGTCTCCGCAGCTCTGGATACAATCACACACTCTACCAAAGGCACCTGGCTGGGCACGGTAAGGGGTGTCCCCGCCGGCAGCCTGCAGTCTAGCTGGGAGATGGCAGACACAGACACAGCGAGGCAAGGCAGAATCGCACGGTCACGAGAACTCTGGAACCTGGACATTTCCTGGCAAAGGCTCACATGCAGTAGAATTTGATGGGCAGATGGAAAGTGACTTAGAAATTGGAGCTGGAATGACAAAAGGCAGGTGGAAATCATTTCTACTCATCATGAGGGGAAATTTATGACTTTGTGTCAAT of Lemur catta isolate mLemCat1 chromosome 9, mLemCat1.pri, whole genome shotgun sequence contains these proteins:
- the PPDPFL gene encoding pancreatic progenitor cell differentiation and proliferation factor-like protein, whose protein sequence is MASVPSIGCLLAKNQYYRKSSVSSVTSLTGSDSVNFVDEDKSQQGLPEVAESTWWFKSFFHSESVLSNVRMRGLSANSSTS